The Hermetia illucens chromosome 2, iHerIll2.2.curated.20191125, whole genome shotgun sequence genomic interval TTCCATGAGCATGGATCTTCCTCATTTATTGACCACAACCACATGATTGCTGACCCCAATGTTCAACGCAATATATCCGAAATAATAGGACCTTCATATTAGTTGAACTCCTGGTGTCCTTGTAGTGAGCTCGATACTCGAGCAATCTGCAAGCAATTGTAGAGCGGTGAAAAGTTAGAATAACCGAACGCTTTATCTGGCAAAAAATTGACAGAACCCTTGACTGCTCTATACAGCTACCAGGCTTTCCCAACTTTCATTaatatttaaattgattttGCTTAATCATTCATTTTACTTATTCCATTAAGTATTGAATGAAGAAGCGCTTGattcataaaatatttttttatatgagATAAAACAGCTtaaatcattattatttgatTCAGATCGAGATAATCATAATAAATATCGAAGTCACAGATATTTGTATCCAAAATGAGGGGAAGCTTTATTTAATCAGCTGGTATTCATTTACCTTTCCCGAATATTAATTTTTACTATAAATACCAGCCATACTGTGTCCACAAGGCCAGTATTCTCCGGTGAAATGGCAGCCAGATTCCATTCCAGTTGTTTAGTACTTTTGATTTTTATCTCAGTCCTTGCACTTTCCCAGGCTGGACGTCACCAGGCTGGACGCTACCAGGCTGGGCGTTCCCGATACTCAGTGTGTCCAAAATGGGAAACAAAAGGGACAGTTTTGCTACCTCACCGGGACTGTAGAAAGTTTTATATTTGCGACCGTGGACAGAGGGTGCAAATGGAGTGCAAACGTGGACTCCATTTCAATCCTCGATACCAGGTGATGGagacaaaaaaaagatattttgttaATTGCTAAACTGTATtggaattttgttaatttttttaggtATGTGACTATCCCAGTCAGGCAGGATGTGTTCAGAAATACAGAAAATACGCAAGGCGGCTAATTtgtaaataaattcaagaatttcatttcaaatatgGACTCATCTCCCGATAATATTTGATGTaatctttcaaataaattaataatccaTTATCAATCGCTGCGAGCTAATCCCTTACCGGAATATTTGAATATATCTCCTCAATTtactctacaaaaaaaaaacaataaattttatgTAAATGCAGGATGGAGAAGGTCCTGTGGGCTTGACGTGAATACCTggcatgtaggcataatcccaggAACCTCTTTGGACACGAATTAATTTggcaaccacaatcagagccccgccgtgaTTGGCACCAGGTTTGTACCAAGTGAAGACTCTGCATTTATACCAGTAGATGTGATACCCATCTAGTAGCTCTATCACAACTAAGACGCTTGAGCCCAAAAGGAGCTTTGCTCTCAATATGGGTCCAATCACAACCACGATGAAAATCCCACAAGGGGGCCTACCACGAATAACCGGACCGACAATACATCACCCAGGAATTTGCCTGCAGTATATGCTCTCAGAAGACCATTGCGGTTCTCATGATACCAGCTAACCTCTGATGAGGCTCCGTGGCAAAAGGGAAATGGCTCTGAGTCGCTTGCACCCTCAGGTCCTATCGTTCTCTTCAAGTACGTAGGGACGGCAAGAGGAGCAGCCCCTGAAAAGGCTGGAATGGAAAGTCTAGTTATGTTAGGAATAAGTAAgaggaaaatttaaatgggGTTAATAATGGCCTAGACAGTGCCTTCCTTGTGAGGTTCTTATTAAGCCTTTCCTCCAATATTTCGAACTATTCGTAAAAAATGAATGggtcgaaaatttgaaaatggaagTTATAAGTTAATGAAGGGCTATCCAGATACCCTTCTACGAAATTCGGCACGCGATGTTTAAGCGAAAGCATCAAAGACCTCGTTGGAGATGTACTTCGGACCTTCCTCATTTCTAAGCATGCCCGTACAGTGAGGAGGTGAAGGCTTGACTTGAAACATAGGCTCTCCATGTGTCCTCTGGAAACCTTAGGTCAGTTAATCCGAAAGTGGTCAAAGATCTCGTCAACTGGTTGTGGCACAAAACTTTGACCATTTGCGAGGTTGCTTTGTTAAATTAGATGATGGATTTCAAGGACCTAAAGGCGCTGTTTACTCGGCTTAATGCCGTGTTGACATGCGGAATATTAAACAGAAATCGAAATACCTAGATAAACACCTTATGCAATGGTAGGGATGAAAGTTGAATTGATACTAAAGGGCAGGCTCTTGGTATTAGAAGTTTAAAGCCAAGGTTCCGCCTGGTAAAGTGCCAGTAAAGTGCGCCAAACTAGGACAATCCTAACCGCACAAAATATCTTTCATGGACGTTTAGACGATAAGGTCATCAACATATTGAAGGATCTTGATTGAGTTGTGCCGGAAAAATGGCTTAAAGTTATTCGCTATAAATAGAGCAAAAGGGGTTGAAAAAAGTACGGAACCTTTCGGGATTCCAGCACGATATAAGTCGTGAGGACATCTAAGAAAGAGAGGATTAGCTTCCATAGGTGGGAATAGAAATCAAGGATCCAGCTTGTAGACGAGTCCATATTGCTATACGGACACGACAGACTTCTTGGTGGCTTGCGATTAATTCCATTTCTGGCCGTTCGTCCTCGTCTTATCTTTAGCAAAGTTAGGGCATTTGACAGCTGGCTGCATGCAGTCGCATATGATGCAGCGATACTGACGGTAGCAGTCAGTGCTGCATGTCCGACacattagcacttttcaaacaGCCACAAAAAGGATCAAAGTACGGTTTATCGCCTGAATGGAAGGAGATGTCGATTTCGAAAGAAGCGTTAAATAATCTAGAGGATCattgttttctccttttttgaaGGCGTCAGGGGTTTGGAAGGGTTTAATGAAAAGCACGCTAGGGGTATCTTAGGCTTATAGGCTCGATATGCGGTGTGGAGTAAGAGTGCTCCAGGCCAGGAAAGATCGTTTACTCCTTTTCACCGTTTTATGGATACATCGATACAGTCTCCACGGGACAAGCATTAAAATGAACACGAACATCCCTGACGAGCATGGTTCGAACCCGAAACAATAAGAGCGTAAGGCTGACCCTCATGCAACCCCACCATTTCACCATCAAGCCACGAAGTATTGATGGTATCGTTTCCTCCGAGTGGAGAATATACGTATTTCTGGGCACTGCTTTGTCTACTTCTTCACGAGATGGTCATTGCTCGCGGACCCCTGTTTTTGAGAAGTATTTGGTGATTGAAGTTTCCCGCCTTCCGAATCAAGAAGTCCTTAATAAGGGGCCAGGGTGGTAATGGCGGTATCCTTGCGCCATTGTGGCTGTTGTAAGGATGTGAAGTCAGTGATAGAGCGAAGGTTGTTTGGATTGTTGTCTCCAAATAAGCAATCCTTGCTTGTAATCCACGGATCTTACGCACTttgatcggaaggcgaaagtggcagtgggtaggttacacattaaaaagagacaacaatcgcGACTACGCCAAGCagaggaatccactctcctaagatggtggggcgccccaagggcacttggcgcagaactttAGAGGAGGAGTACctgcatctcgggaagtcgtgggggaaaTTGAAAGGCATTTCAATTAACCGCGTAACGATGGGTAATGGGTGTGGTCGACGAAACGAACGACGGTCGATAAATAACGAAATAACTCCTGAATACCTACTGcgcccctacttggctgttaggaCCTCCCAGTATAATTTCGGTATTatacctggggcaggcttcgacgATTCATTACCTCGTAAAAAGTATCCATCTCCAACTTGGCAATCCCCTCTATAAGGGGGTTAACTTTAACGAGGCTTATATTCCGAAATTTGTCTGACATAGTGCATAGCTGTCCACTCAAGTTTCTAAAATCGAaatcagcaggtttcatttttcggctgactagGAAACACAGACAAAtcacgtggtttactggatagccacgATGGTGTTGATTgatcaggcgtttcccaggttttgtgttccatcatgggtaccagtCAATGTTCTTGTCCGTtcattacgccgttgatgatgatgatgacggtatcatttataaaaattagttttattttttagcctagttacatattgtcctcggAGAGGGGTAACTTACACTTAAAACTAAGGAAGGAGACAGAGcgaaaggacccaagctgtaaggGGTTCTAGGACCGGCATAATCTCGGGATTGGGAAGTGAAAGTTGATGTCGAACTCTGCGCATATGGTTTCAAAAATCCCCACACTAAGTGTACTAAGAGAGGCAACGCGGAAAATAATATCGGGGCTGGCAAAGGAGTCCATCAGGCTATTACAgggtttgaaaagggtacaaaTATCAAGGAAGATTTTTCATTGGAGATGCAGAACCGTGACGAATAGTCCATAAAGGGAAGGTCGTTTTTGAAAAAGATGGTCTTGAAAGGAGGTCATTAGTGAAAGGAGTTGTTCGCCAAGAGATCAAGGAAAGGATGTTGGAGAGTGCTTAAGCAAATAGAATATGCAGTGGCATTTACTGGCATTTAATGTCAACTTGTTAATCGACAAGACCAATGATCAAAATTgaactgcaagagagcacaatCCAACGacgagacgaaacagaggcaacaATTTAAGGTCATCCCCGTAAAGCAAACACGGACAGGTCAGGGTAGAggggaggtcattgataaaatatAAGAATAGGAgaggggccaagtatagaaccTTGGGAACaccagaagaagaagatgagtaaccatgcaaaaaaaaacctgcAGAAACGTTACGAGaggtaggaggaaagccaagagACGATTGATGGGAGAAGTTGACTAGAGGGAGTTTGACGAGGAGAATATTGTgctcaacggtatcaaaggcttttggGAAATCGGTATAAAGAGCGTGTACCGCCTATCGTTAAGGCATTTAGCAAAGAAGGTTTGAAGCAATAGATCGATGCTTCACGAAAACATGCTGTTCTTTCACAATGAGTAGAGCGAAGTGCCTGGTCAGCAAGCCGTTAACGTACCGCTCGAGGATTTTGTAGCAAGAGAGGTGGGGATAATAGAggcctctttccaaagatgatAAATGTTTGTTCTTCGATGCTTTTGTTGAAGATTATACACAGAAGGCGGGAAGCGGGTGCtttacagttaacaaggaagaagttaggaagcccatcgagaGCAGGTTCGACATTGTTGtaaagattaccaatgaggaattcAACTAAGGAAGACGTAAGGACAGGAAAGGCCAGAGATCCGGAGCAGTGTGCATCTGGAAGAAGTGTAGAAGGTTGAGGTagtaaacacggaagagaagtaaaaACAGAGAAGGGCGCCGGATTGTCGTGGAGAGGTGACAGTGAAGTCAGTGAAATTGATGGAAGGGAAAGATTGAGTAGGCGTACGGGAATAACGAGTGTGGGACCAAAACGGTGTCAAGTTAGTTTAGGGCAACGGCGGCCTTGACGCTCAGCATGAATTTGACCGTAATGCGCATAGCCTTAAAATAAACTACACTAAGGCTGAGTTGAaaacgtcaaaattggcttttcgGAAGTTGAGCTTAACAGATTTACGCGCAGTTTTGAAGTTTGAACGAAAAAGATCCGTTTAAAATTCAAATGGGGACTGTTGAGCGTTACCTTTGAAATTTGTGAATGTACAAGGAAATAGAGAGAGTTGGCGCTCGGAGAGGTGGAAAAGGAAGAAATCAATACTGCGGCCCAGAGGATTTTAGGtagtgttgaaattcagggcagaacaaGTATTCATGAAAGAAGAGAGTAGAAGGGAAAAGTGGAATAGGTTGTTGGGACTACTTGGAAGACAAGGATGTGAGGTGAAAATAGTGAGATTAAAATCTCTTCAGAGGAAGAAAAGGTGGGAAGGGAATTTGGCAGTAAGGAGTTCCGACaagctgtcaaacaattctttatAGAGGTGAGAAGAGCAAGCACATGGGACGTATATTCAAGATACAGTGAAGGCTAGAGAGTTGGGTGGAGAGGCATGTAAGGCACTTTCATAAGGTGAACCAAAGGAGGAAGAAACGGGTACGGCACGGAGTTGATCTTTTGtggcaattaggaccccaccacCAGTGAACTTACGTAATGCAGCCCGGTCTCTATGCCAGCGGAAAATGAAATACACTTCGGCGAGCCCTGAATTCAACAAATTATCATCAAGCCAAGTTTCAGAGATACCAATTACATGATGCTCTGAGCCAGCGTGGATAACTTGAAGGCCGCTAGTTTGGTTCTTCAGCCCccaacattttgataaaataggcGGTCAATGAACACAGATCCAGATAAATTGATCGGTGAAGCAGGCTGCCCTGACATTTACTCGCATACGTTTGTATGGCTTATTGAACACACTTCCAGACCATTCCTGCGGATAAGTGACTTTAAAAGAAGCTATTCCTGGGTCGGAGTTGCTGTCCTCTACCAGTTTGACATATGACAGTGGTGAAATTGAGCCAACCTTGGTTTTTGTGTACTCCAATACCTTGTTCGTGGAAGTGGCGAACGTGAGCCTGCAGGGAAATAATTGTTTTGGTAAGAAGGCCACCAATAACTCGGGACGGCGTTTAGAGCAGCGATGGAAAGTGGAGCTTTGTCGGCGGCGAGAAGGATGTTAAAAGTTTGGGCAACTGTGTTACGATTCGTAACAAGAAGAGGAGATTGCGGTTATTGTCCCATTGAAGCATCAGTGATTTTTTCCGAATAGCTCCGGTGGTCTTTTGCATACCAGGCTGTGTTGTTGATGAATATGAAGGCGGACCGTTACCTCTATATGGGGACATAGGACTCATGTGGCTGTATGCACATACGTTACTGTCACTAGGCCG includes:
- the LOC119648123 gene encoding uncharacterized protein LOC119648123 — translated: MAARFHSSCLVLLIFISVLALSQAGRHQAGRYQAGRSRYSVCPKWETKGTVLLPHRDCRKFYICDRGQRVQMECKRGLHFNPRYQVCDYPSQAGCVQKYRKYARRLICK